gtctgtgtgtgtgtgtgtgtgtgtgtgtctgtgtgtgtatgtgtgtgtgtatgtgtgtgtgtgtgtgtgtgtgtctcgtgtgtgtgtgtgtgtgtgtctgtgtgtctgtgtgtgtgtctctgtctgtgtgtgtgtgtgtgtgtctgtgctctgtctgtgtgtgtctgtgtctgtgtgtgtgtgtgtgtgtgtctgtgctgtctgtgtgtgtgtgtgtgtctgtgcgtgtgtgtgtgtgtgtgtgtgtgtctgtgtgtgtgtgtgtctgtgtgtgtctgtgtgtgtgtgtgtgtgtgtgtgtctgtgtgtgtgtgtgtgtgtgttgctgtgtgtgtctgtgtgtgtctctgtgtgtctgtctgtctctgtctgtgtgtgcgtgtgtctgtgtgtgtgtgtgtgtgtgtgtgtgtctctgtgtgtctgtgtgtgtgtgtgtgtgtgtgtgtgtgtgtgtctgtctctgtctgtgtgtgtgtgtgtgtgtgtgtgtgtgtgtctgtgtgtgtgtgtgtctgtgtgtgtgtgtgtgtgtgtgtgtgtgtgtgtctgtctctgtctgtgtgtgagtgtgtgcgtgtgtgtgtgtgtgtgtgtgtgtgtgtgtctgtctctgtctctgtctgtgtgtgtgtgtgtctctgtgtgtgtctgtgtgtgtgtgtgtgtgtgtgtgtgtgtgtgtgtgtgtgtgtgtgtgtgtgtgtgtgtgtgtgtgtgtgtgtgtgtgtgtgtgtgtgtgtgtgtgtgtgtgtgtgtgtgtgtgtgtgtgtgtgtaggtgcagCAGCGTGGAGTGTTCTACGTCCAGAAGCAGTGCTCCAACCTGCTGGACGAGCTGCCGGAGCTCACAGACGACGTGGAGACGCACGTCTCCTGGATGAGCGCTGCGCTGGGTGAGTCCACGCTGCTGTCCGCTCCGCTCAGACCCAAACAACAGGACACAAGACATGTATCAACTCACATTTCTGTTCTGGAAATGTTTGCAAATAAGTAATATTTATTCAGTGCATTAGCAGCAATCGGCAGAATGACTAATATCTTGCATACTTATTATTATGCCACATTTTTGTCCCGCTACTAGTCACGGAGCGTTGCCAACACgtgcacacaaaatacatcaaaacgtgTGTAATGACCAGGAATGGTGTGCTATGACTTTTCTAAGAGATCGgcaaaaaaactgcaaaatgtCCCATTGACTTTCATGGGAAATCTTCAGGAAATCTCTGAACATCGCTGAAAACAACCCCTGTTTGGGGCCATACTGTATCTCCATACTTTAATATAGAAAAATGATGAAAAGCTTAAACTGAAGACAAGACTTTGGCCTTTATTGGGCTGAATGGGCGTTCTGATATCCAGCACGGTTTCTACCTAATCACAGTTTACGTATCGTCCAGTTTTCAGACCGTTTCAGatgttccagtgtgtgtgtatggggccGGATGTTGATGTTGAAATTATTCCAAGCTAATGTCTCTCTCCTCTACAGTTTTCACTCTTCATACATCATGGTTGGTCAACACGTAGGACATTTCCTAGTTTATTGctattctttcttcttttagGAAAGTTACCAGATGCAGTGAATTTTTGGCTCGGAGAGGCGAGCGCCGTCACGTCCAGTAagacctgaacacaacacacaacatgtCACGTACTGTTTAATAATGTATATTAATATGTGTTGATCTGCGTGCgcatgtctgcgtgtgtgcctgcgcgtgtgtgtctgcatgtgtgtgtgtgtctgcgtatgtgtgtgtgtgcgtgtgtgtgtgtgtgtgtgtgtgtgtgtgtgtctgtgtgcgtgtgtgtctgtgtgtgcgcctgtgtgtgtgtgtctgcgtgtgtgtgtgtctgcgggtgtgtgtgtgtgtgtgtgcgtgcctgcgtgtgtgtctgtgactgtgtgtgtgtgtgtgtgtgtgtgtgtgtgtgtgtgtgtgtgtgtgcgcgcctgcgtgtgtgtgtctgcctgtgtgtgtgtctgcgggtgtgtgtctgtctgtgtgtgtgcctgcgtgtgtgtctgtgactgtgtgtgtgtgcctgcgtgtgtgtgtgtgtgtgtgtgtgtgtgtgtgcgtgtctgtgtgtgtgtgtgtgtgtgtgtgtgtgtgtgtgtgtgtgtgtgtgtgtgtgtgtgtgtgtgtgtgtgtgtgtgtgtgtgtgtgtgtgtgtgtctgtgtgcctgcgtgagtgtgtgtgtgtgtgtgtgtgtgtgtgtgtgtgtgtttcagtgcacAAAGATCACTATGAGAATCTGTACTGTGTGATTTCTGGAGAGAAAAACTTCATCCTGCTGCCGCCCACAGACCGACCCTTCATCCCCTACGGTAACCATAGCAACCATCCTCCATCCCTCACagtaaccatggtaaccccgTGCATATCCTacagtaactgtgtgtgtgtgtctgtcaggcgTATACCAGCCGGCTGTTTACCGTCAGCGGGGCGACGGGGAGTTCGAGATCGTCGATCAGAGCGACGCGGAGAAGGTGCGTtcagtgtctgtctgttaaTCTCAGCGTTGCTCTGATCTGTTTAAAACAcctccccccaccccacacCCAGGTGCCGTGGATCCCTCTGGACCCTCTGGACCCGGACCTGGAGCGGTACCCCGGGTATGGGGCAGCGCGGCCGCTCCGCTGCAGTGTGAAGGCCGGAGAGATGCTGTACCTGCCGTCACTCTGGTTTCACCACGTCACCCAGTCACATGGAGCTATAGCAGGtcctcacagagacacagagacacagagacacacacacacacacacacacacagagacacagagacacacacacacacacacacacacacacacacacagagacacagagacacacacacacacacacagagacacagagacacatcacacacacacacacacacacacacacacacacacacacacacacacacacacacacacacacacacacacacacacacacacacagagacacacacacacacacacacacacacacacatacacacacacacacacacacacacacacacacacacacacacacacagagacacacacagagacacacacacactgtgtgtgtgtctctgtgtgtgtatatgtgtctctgtgtctgtgtgtgtgtgtgtatgtctctgtctgtgtgtgtgtgtgtgtgtgcgtgtgtgtctgtgtgtgtgtgtgtgtgtgtgtgtgtgtgtgtgtgtgtgtgtgtgtgtgtgtgtgtgtgtctctgtctgtgtgtgcgtgtctgtgtctgtatgtctctgtctgtgtgtgtgtgtgtgtgtgtgtgtgtgtgtgtgtgtgtgtgtgcgtgtgtgtgtgtgtgtgtgtgtgtgtgtgtgtgtgtgtgtatgtctctgtctgtgtgtgtgtgtctctgtctgtgtgtgtgtgtgtgtgtgtgtgtgtgtgtgtgtgtgtgtgtgtgtgtgtgtgtatgtctctgtctgtgtgtgtgtgtgtgtgtgtgtgtgtctctgtgtgtgtgtgtgtgtgtgtgtgtgtgtgtgtgtgtgtgtatgtctctgtctgtgtgtgtgtgtgtgtgtgtctgtgtgtgtctgtgtgtgtgtgtgtgtgtgtgtgtatgtctctgtctgtctgtgtgtgtgtgtgtgtgtgtgtgtgtgtgtgtgtgtgtgtgtgtgtgtgtgtgtgtgtgtgtgtgtgtgtgtatgtctctgtgtgtgtgtctgtgtgtgtgtatgtctctgtgtgtgtgtgtgtgtgtgtgtgtgtatgtctctgtctgtgtgtgtgtgtgtgtgtgtctgtgtgtgtgtgtgtgtgtgtgtgtgtgtgtgtgtgtatatgtctctgtctgtctgtgtgtgtgtgtgtgtgtgtgtgtgtgtgtgtgtgtgtgtgtgtgtgtgtgtgtgtgtgtgtgtgtgtgtataatccCCACATAGCCTCTCATACCTCCATGTCTCTGTGCAGTGAACTTCTGGTACGACATGGAGTACGACATTAAGTACAACTACTACCAGCTGCTGGAGACGCTGTCGGAGGTCACGGGGGGGTCGACGT
This region of Sander vitreus isolate 19-12246 chromosome 20, sanVit1, whole genome shotgun sequence genomic DNA includes:
- the jmjd7 gene encoding bifunctional peptidase and (3S)-lysyl hydroxylase JMJD7, encoding MLVLAVCREKVGSKVISVAVTPNGYADAVNGDRFVMPEERCMSFSSVLDILQGKVQQRGVFYVQKQCSNLLDELPELTDDVETHVSWMSAALGKLPDAVNFWLGEASAVTSMHKDHYENLYCVISGEKNFILLPPTDRPFIPYGVYQPAVYRQRGDGEFEIVDQSDAEKVPWIPLDPLDPDLERYPGYGAARPLRCSVKAGEMLYLPSLWFHHVTQSHGAIAVNFWYDMEYDIKYNYYQLLETLSEVTGGST